The genomic interval CTGCACGCCACATTCTGGTAGACAGCGAAGCGAAGTGTGAAGAACTGAAGAAAGCCATCGAAGGTGGCCAGGATTTCGCCGAAGTCGCCAAGCAGCATTCATCCTGCCCGTCTGGCCGCAATGGCGGCGACCTGGGATCATTCGGCCCGGGCCAGATGGTGCCTGAGTTCGACAAGGCAGTCTTCAACAGCGAACTGCACACCGTGCTTGGCCCGATCAAGACCCAGTTCGGCTATCACCTGCTGGAAGTTACCAGCCGCAGCTAATGGCTTCAGGCAGTATCCCAGCCAACACGCCCAAGGGGCAGCGACTTCGTTCGCTGGCCCTTGTGGGTGTTGTCTTGATCACCCCTCTCCTGTTTATCGGCAGACCCGACTGGCTCCCCGGTGGCTTCAACTTCGCGGCCTGGAATCTGGGTCATGTTCTGTTGTTTGCCCTGCTGACCCTCGCCGTGAATCCCCGGCGCTGGTTCAGAGGCTGGCGTCTGTGGCTGGCTTCGACGGCCGCCGTGCTGGTGTTTGGTATTGCGGTTGAAACCGTGCAAGCAGGTATGGGCCGCGATTTCGACTTGCGGGATCTTCTGCGCAACCTGATCGGCCTCTGGTTCGTTCTGGCCTGGCAGCCAGTGCTAACCTTCCGGGTGCGCAACCGTGCAATCACCGCTGTCCTGGCTCTATCGAGCTCCCTGCTGCTGCTTTACGAACTGAGCACCACCGGCGTGCAAGCGGCCCGTTACTTCAAGCTTGAGCACCAACTGCCTCAGGTTTACGACTTTGACCACAGTAATCCGTCGCTCTACTGGCGCGGGTCGGTTGAACCCTCTCCCCGGCATAACGATACACACGACCAGAGTCTGAAAATCGAACTGGGCACAGAACGCTACTCCGGTGCCTCTCTGTACCGGGTGCCATCCGACTGGCGGGACTTCGACACCCTGACTCTGCGCCTGCACAACCCGGCGCCCGAGCCTCTCACCCTGATCCTGCGAATAAATGACATCCAGCACGAACGGGGAAGCAATGCCCTCAGTGACCGATACAACACCCGGCTAACCCTGACAACGGGGGCTTCAAGCCACACCATCGCACTTGAGGATATTGAGCAGGCACCGGCTACCAGAACCATGAATCTGCGCCAGGTGCGCCGCCTGACCCTATTTGCAAACGGACTGTCGGAGCCGCGGACGGTTTTCCTGCAGGAACTTAGACTGGAATAAGCGACCACGGATTGGCGGTCAGGGTTTCGGCGCCGTGTTCCGTTACCAGAACGGTTTCACTGCAGCCAATCCCCCACTGACCCGGCACCCTGAGGCAGATCGGCAAGTGGAACACCATGCCCGGCATGAACTCGGTATTGCCACCGCGGGCAATGAAGCCCGAGCCCTCCACCCAAGACGGCGGAAACTGGGCCCCGACTGTGTAGCCGAACACCCCAGAGAAAAAGACCTTCCTGGCCAGAGGAGCCAACGCCCTTTCAGCCTCTTGCGCTGCGAAATCAAAGGTTGCACCTGGTTTGATCGCCTCCAGCAAGGCGTCCACCACCCGCCGGCAGCCATCGAATACCCGGCGCATTTCTGCAGAAGGCTCTCCGGCGACCACCGTTTGCATCATCGGCGCAGTGTAGCGATGCCAGGCCGCACCAAACTCAAGAAATACCGGCTCGCCCGGCTCCACCCGTACCCGATTGTGATTGGTGTGAATCACACTGCTGCGCCGGCCGGTGGTGACAATCGGCTGCATGCTCATGAATTCGCTGCCACCTTCAAGCAGTGCCCTGGCGCCAACCGCGGCAATGTCGTTGTCGGTAACCCCTGGGCGCACGCTTGCCACCGCGGCCTGAAGCCCGGCCGTGGTGATCCTGGCGCTTTCGCGCAGGAACTCGATCTCGGCCCCGGACTTGACGATCCGGACCTTCTTCACCAAGCCGCCAGCATCCACAAAGCGCACACCTGAGAGCCTTTCCTTCAGGCCTTCCAACACCCCCTGTCGCAGTGAGCCATGCCAGGCATCGATGCCCACGGTGTCAGCCGAATCGTTTAGAGCATCAATCAAGGGTAACAACACCTCACCAATACCTTCCCAGCGATAGCCGGACACGTTTGGCACCCGGGTCGTCACCATCGCCGGTCCCATTTCGATGGAGGGAACCTGTAGTAGCAGAGACGAGCCAGTAACCACCAGGGCAACATGAACCGACACCTCGAAGGTGCTGTAGCCGGTTAGATAGAAGATGTCGGAACAGTCGGTCAGTAACAGCGCATCGATATCGTCATCAGCCATGCGCTGACGGACGCACATGAGGCGTTGTTCGTACTCCGCGGGTGCAAACGGGCACTCAGTCCCCCTCGACTGAACCGACAACGCTTTCTGATAAGCATTGAAATCCATGGGAGTAACTCCCTGTTCGCATATACTTATGAGATTGGACCCAAATCGCCGGTTGTACAAATTTCGAGCACACCGGGCGATGCTCGGCGGCAATGGGAGGCGGACCTAATGCAGCAGAACCACAATGGCAGGGGCGCATTCGAGATAAGCGTTGAACTGGGCGCACTCACCAGCAATGGTCACGATCCTCAGATAGTCGTGCGGGTAGGGCCCGCCGTGGCCTCCCTGGTCAACGGAATTGGTGGCGATCCACTGATGCAGTTACGCCTGCTGCACGAATCCCGCAGTCTGCTGTTCGATATGGGTGACAGCGGACGCATGGCGCTCCGGTCGGCACACCAAGTCACCGATGTCTTCATCACCCACTGCCATGCCGACCACATTGGCGGATTTCTGTGGTTCCTGCGCAGCCGAATCGGCCACTTCCCTTCCTGCCGGCTGTTTGGCCCGCCCGGGCTGCTGGGCCATATTGCCGGCATGGTTCGGGGGCTGCTGTGGGATCGGGTGGAAGACCGCGGCCCCAGATTCATCGTGCACGAGTGGCACGGCGACCACCTGAAACGCTGGCAACTGAACGCCGGTGCGGGCACGCCGGAAGCCCTGGAGGACCTGCCCACGCCCGGAGGCGTGATCCATCGGGAAACGGAATTCCGGATAAGAGCCGCGATGCTGGACCATGGCACACCCGTAATGGCCTATGCCTGGGAGCCGTTTGGCAAGCTGAACGTGCGGAAGAATGCATTGCAGGAGATCGGTGCCCAGGCCGGGGCCTGGCTGCACGACCTCAAGCTGGCGGTGCTGAGAAAGCGCCCGGATGAACTGATTTCACCCGGTAACGGTGCCAGCTACCGGGCCGAGGATCTGGCGGCCCGAATATTGATCCAGACCGCCGGCGAACCGGTGGTTTACGCCACGGACTTTGCCGACACCCCGGAGAACATTGTTCGCATGACCGATCTGGCGCGCGGTGCCCACACGCTGTTCTGCGAGGCCTCGTTCATGGTGTCAGACGTGGACCAGGCCAAACGAACCGGTCACCTGACCACCGAGGCCACCGCCCGCATCGCCAACGCCGCGGGCGTGCGGCAACTGGTGGCGTTCCACTTCTCGCACCGATACGCAAGGCGCCGGGAGCAGGTCTATGCCGAGCTTTGCCGCTTCACTGATCGCTTGATTGTTCCGGAGAAAGAAACCGTGCCATCTGCTTGCCAACCGACTCAATCGGATCGGTAATGGCTTGCTGGATGCTGTCGGTGACCACCCGGGAAAACGCCGAACCCGGACCACTTTCGAGGAACGCCACGTATTGATTCATTTCCTCGTTGTTGATGGTTTCGTAGGTAAACAGATAGCTCTCGTACACCTGTTGCTCCACGATACCCCGGATGGCGCCACGCTGGCTTTCAATGCGCTGCTTGAGCTGATCGTAGTTGACCGAGTCGCTGCTGAACGCGGCCATGGCAGTGGCCAGACCGAGCTGAACCGCAATGGACGTATCCACGGCGCTTTCCGTGGCGCGGGCGGCACTGTCGAACCGGTCGAACAGGCGGGCACGATCACTGCCCTGGTACTTCTCGTTGAGCGCCGGCGCCCTGGCCTTGATCTCTTTCCACATGGCCGGATCCGACGCCACGATTTCTGCAGCGGAAATTTTTCTGGCCACCGGCGATTGGTACCAGTCCGCGACGGCTTCCAGTTGCCGATCGGTCAAACCGGCTTCCAGGTCCTTTACGATTTGCTGTTCAATATCAGCGGCGCGAAAACTGCCACTGACCACGTAGCCAATGGTTTCGGCCACCATCGGCGGTATCTGGTTGGAGCGTTTCAGGCCCTCGCGGATACCCTGGCTCATCATGGCCGGGTATTGGGCAACGATGTCGTCCACCGGTGACGCGGCCAGGACCTGCTGCGCCGACGGCGCTGCTGTGGCGCTGCCGGAAACCAGCAGGGCGGCAACTAAAACAGGTTTAACTAGGGTGCCAAGCTTCATTTATCTACCATCTCGTTATGTGCAGGCCCTGTTTATGACATGTGTTCCGCTCAGGCATCAAGCAATCCATGGGCATTGGAGATGACAGTTTGGTAGGGAAAATCCGACAACCCGGGCGCCGACGCAAGGGACGCCGACCACGCCGAGTTAATGACTGGCGGTCACGGGTAAAGTGGTACGGATTGCCAGTGCTCGGCTTGCTGATGGGGGTATGGGCCACGTTGAGGTTTAGCCTGCTGGCGCCGGACCCGCCCGCCAATCCCGAAGACCTGTGCGAAATCTTCCGGGAACACCCGGTGTGGTACGACTACGCCCGCGAATCCGAACACCGCTGGGGTACTCCCATTGCCACCCAGATGGCCTTTGTGTACTACGAGTCGTCGTTTCGCAGCCATGCCCGCCCGCCAAGAACCCTGCTCTGGGGCCTGATTCCATGGGCCCGGCCAACTTCGGCCTACGGCTATGCCCAGGCGCTGGATCCAGCCTGGCGTGAATACCTGGCCGCCAACGGCGACGGCTGGTTTACCGTTCGCACCGATATGGAATACGCCCTGGACTTTGTGGGCTGGTACAACCATCTGAGCCACCGGCAGTTGGGCATCGAGTTCTACAATCCTCGCCAGCTCTACCTGGCCTACCACGAGGGTCGGGGTGGCTACCAGCGCCGAACCTTTGACCAGAAACCGGACATCACCGCCCTGGCCGGCCGGGTACAGACCCGGGCCTTCCGCTACGACAATCAGCTTCAGGTGTGCGAGCAGGAATTCCAATGCTGGCGCTGGTACCAATTCTGGCCTTTTTGTGGCTGACTGGTTTTATAGCGAGCCGCTGATTTCGATGGTCGATTCCAGCCCCTGAAGCCGGTCCACCAGAAACTCCATCACGATCCGCACCCGGGCCATCTGCTGGGTGTCCTGGCTGACGTGTAGCCAGAGGTCAACGCTCTCGCCTTCCAGTGGATCGCTCAGCCGGCGCAATTCCTTCGCGCCTTCGCCCAGGTAACACGGCAATACCGCCAACCCGGCACCGGCGCAGGCCAGTGAGTGCATGGACTGCAGGCTGTTACACCGGATCAGCGACTGGGCGTTTTTCAGATGCTTGCGATACCAGCGCCCGGTGGCCAGATGGCTGAAGGTTTCATCGGGCACGATCCAGACACAGGCCTCCGGATCATTCTCGATGTCCATTTGCCGGTTGCGACGACAATAGCGGGCCGCGCCGTAGACCGCCGATTCGACGGCGGCGATGCGCTCGCCGTCCAGGGTAGCCTGGGGCTTGTTGTCGCAGCGCAGGGTCAGGTCGGCTTCCCGGTGGCTGAGGTTGGCGACGTCGTTGTCAGTCAGCACCTCCAGCTCAATATCCGGAAACTCCCGGACCAGGTCCGCCAGGATCGGACTGAGCAAGGCATTCAGAGTGGCGTCTTCCGCGGCCAGCCTGACTTTACCCACCGGCGCGGAATCCTGGCCCACCAGCTTGCGCTCCAGGTTTTCCATGGCGACCGCCAGCCGATCAGCCTCACGGAAGGCGGTTTCGCCCACTGGGGTCAGCTGCAAACCATCGCGGTTCCGTTCGAAAAACTGCACTCCCAACGACTCTTCCATCTGGTCCAGTCGACGTAGCACCGTGGTTTGATGCACACCCAGCAATTCGCCAGCTTTGGCGAGGGTTCCGCCTATTGCCAAGGCGCGTATATATCGAAGATAATCCCAATCCATAATGACTGCATATTTGCAACGTGAGTACGGATTTTAACGTATTACTACTGCAAAAAAGAACCCTTATACTTTGGTCCAAGTTAAAGGTAGATCGCTAATTAATACACCTGACAAAGGGAGGAAGGCGCTATGACTCAGAACCATATCGCAACCGTACAACCACTGCCGTCAAGTATCCTCCACAATAGTGAAGAGGTCAGGCGCCAGTACACCCGTGCTGCTTCCAAGCAGGCGGTTCAGTTCATCAGCCGAAAGATTCGGTCGTGGAAGCGCAAGGCAGGAGCCGTTGCGCCAGATATGACTCAGATGCAGGGCGGTCACTGAACCCGATCTGGAAAGGCGTGGGTGCCACAGGGCTGGTAACAGCGCAAAAGGATTTGTAAACGCCGGTGTTCCCGTTAGGAAGCACCGGCGTTTTTGTTTTCAGGGCTCAGAATTCCCAGACCACTTTCTTTTTCTGCCCAAACCAGTCGTCCATCTTTCGGGTGTAGAAGTCTTCAATCACGTTCCGCTTGATCTTCATGGTGGGTGTCAGCATGCCGTTCTCCATGGTCCACGGTTCCTTGACCACCACCACGAAAGCCAGCTTTTCGTGGGCTTCGCATTCGGCATTCACCGCATCCAGTTGCTGTGCCAGTTCCTGCTCAAGTTCGACGCGGTCACCACCCGCTTCCAGCTGATCCCGCGCCTCCTCGGACAGCAATACCATCAGGCACGGCTGCGGCTGGTTAGCACCGGCCACGCACACCACTTCCGCCTGCGGATGATTAAAACGGCTTTCAATGGGCACCGGCACCACGTACTTGCCCTTTGAGGTCTTGAACAGATCCTTGACCCGGCCGGTGATCCGCAGACAGCCATCGCTGTCGATTTCGCCCATGTCACCGGTTTTCAGGAAACCATCATCAGTGACATCCTCCCGGGTTTTCTCTTCGTTCTTGAAGTAGCCGAGCATCTGCCCCGGACTCTTGACCTCCACCTCGCCACCTTCGGCGATGCGATGTTCAACACCTGGATTGGCGTTGCCGACCGTGCCTACCTTGGCCAGCCCGGGCCGGTTGGCGTGGGAATAGCCGAAGTTCTCGGACATTCCGTACACCTCCAGCAATTCCAGCCCAAGGTTCCGATACCAGGCGATGATCTCCCCGGACAGCGGCGCGGCACCGGTGAGTGCGGCACGGCAATGGTCCAGGCCGAGCTGCTTCAGCACCTTCTTTTTCACCAGTGATTTGACCACCGGAATATTGAACAGCAGCTTCTGTTTCTTGGGCGGCAACTTGGCATTCACCCCCAGATAGAACTTCATCCACAATCGGGGCACCGAGAAGAACAGGGTTGGGCGTGCTCGTTGCAGGTCTTCCTGAAAAGTATCCAGGGAGTTGGCAAAGTACAGATGAAACCCGTAATACAACGACTGGGTCTCTACCGCGGCCCGCTCGGCCACATGGGCCAGCGGCAAATAGGACAACATGCGTTCATCGGACGACACCGGGAATATCTGCTGCAAGCCGTCGGCAACAGAAATCATGGTGCGGAAACTGTGCATGACTCCTTTTGGCCGCCCCGTACTGCCTGAGGTGTAGATCAATGTCGCCAGGGAATCGCGGTCGGGCAGCCTGGGCTCCGCTGGCTCATTCTGGGCCACCAGTTCAAGCCAATTGGGCGTGTCGTCCCGAGGCGACATTGGCAACGAAATTACCGGCAGGTCGGCCGGGATACGTCCCTTGATATCGTTCCAGCCGTCCGCCGTTCCGTCCATCTTGCCCAGGAACAGCAGTTTGGCCTCGCTGTGCTCGAGCACGTAGGCGGCGGTTTCTCCATTCAGGGTCGGGTACAGCGGTACCGAGGCATGGCCGGCGGCCCAGATGGCCAGATCGGCCAGGATCCAGTGAGCGCTGTTCTTGCCCAGGAGCGCGATGTTGCTGTGCGCTGGCAGATCAAGTCCTGCGAGATAGGTAGCCATCCGGGAGACCTGATCGGCCGCCTCTTTCCACGTCAGTTCTTCCACCCGTCCGTCCGGGTAGGGCTGGGTCAGATAAATCGCATCGGGGGTAGTTTCGGCCCAGAAATAGAGACAGTGCAACGACGTCTGCTTTCGCGGATCAATGGCCATTTACGGCTCCTTGTTGTTGTTATCATTCTTTTTAGTTGAGGTTGGACGTATTCGGACTTATTTATAGTAGTCGGAATTCGCCACCGCTCAATATCCAGCACAGTCTTCCTGTGTAACAAATGCGTTCACAATTGAGCACTTGGTCACAAACACCCCGTGACAGACCGGGGCAATGGTCTAGAGTGTCAGGGCAGGCGTATCAGCTTGCTCAACACTGGCCCAACCCTTTCTCAACAACAGAAGGTGCGCATGAAAACATCGTCTCGTTCAGCTCTGATTTTCCCCGCCTGGGGCCTCATCCTGATGGGCTCTGGTGCTTTTATCTATTGCGCCGCGGTTGGCCTGCTGGGCGCCTGAGCAAAACAGAGCGGCCCTGCAGGTGGATTCCTGCCCGTCTTTGCAAACTAGCGCCTAAAGCGTGTCTCCAACACCACCGCCGAGTTAGTGCGTTCCACCCCTTCCAGGTTGCCAATATCGTCAAGCACTGCACTCAGTTCTTCCAGCGACTGGGCCTGCACGATGGCAATCAGGTCGTACTCACCGCTGACTGAAAACAGCTGCGAGACCTGGGCAATACCCTCCAGCGCGGTGTTGGTTCGGGCCGTCAGTTTCTGTAGCACCTTTATCGACACGTGCGCCTCCACCTGGTTGGCTGAAAACTCTCCACCCAACAGCACCGAATAGCCCCGGATAACACCGCTGGCTTCCAGACGCGCAATGCGATTTTGCACCGTTGACCGGGACACATGCAGGGTTCGGGCGAGTTCGGTAATACTGGCCCGGGCGTTGTGGCGCAGCAGCATCAGTAGCTTCTGATCCTGTTTTCCTATCATTTTGGCGACCCATTTAATCAATTTGCCATTATCATAGATCATTTCGCTCAAACTGCATCTGCAATCTGGCAGTTCTACTGTTCATACTGTGCCAAACCACTTCAGGATGCTGGCCATGTTCATTCGCCCGATTGCAGTCACGGATCTGGATACCCTGTATCAGATTGCCGTTGAATCCGGCCCCGGATTTACGTCCCTGATGCCCGATCGCGACGCTCTGGCTCGCAAGATCGAGCATTCCATTGCCAGTTTTGAGCGCGAGGTGACTCAGCCCGGTGACGAGCATTATCTGTTTGTACTGGAGGATGAGACCACCGGTGAGATCATGGGCACCACCGGCATCGAAGCCGCCGCCGGTCGCACCCGCCCGCTTCACCATTTCCGCCGCAGCACCGTAACTCACCATTCCCGGGATCTGGGCCTGCGACGCAATGTGGAAACCCTGACCCGCTGCAACCACTACACTGGCTGCACCGAGATTTGTTCCTTGTACCTGCGCCCGGAATTCCGACGCGCCAACGCGGGCAAACTGCTGTCTCGGGTCCGGTTCCTGTTTATGGCACTCCACCCGGAGCGGTTCTCCGATACCGTGATCGCTGAGATGCGCGGGGTGTCTGACGACGCCGGCCAGTCTCCGTTCTGGTCCTGGCTGAAGACCCATTTTGTCGATATGGATTTTGCCTCGGCCACCCGTTTAGTTGGCTCCGGCTACACCCATTTCATTGACGAGCTGATGCCGTCGCACCCGCTGTACACCTGCCTGATGAGCGCTGAAGCCAGGGCGGTGATCAGTCAGGTGCATGAGCGCACCCGGCCAGCGCTGCGCCTGCTCGAAACCGAAGGTTTCCAGCACAAGGGATTGGTGGACCTGTTCGACGCGGGCCCGACGGTTGAATGCCCGCTGGCATCGATCCGTAGCGTGCGGGAGTCCCAAGCCTGGCAGGTTGAAGTGGATGCCGTGCCGGCCACCGAATTCCAGAAACGGAGCCGCGAGCGCATTGCCATGCCGTTGCTGATCACCAATACTGGAACCGCAGAATTCAGGGCCACGGTGCTGACCGGGGCAGACACCCGGCCAGGCTCTAACACCCTGTGCCTGAGCCCGGCCCTGGCCGACCAGATGGGCCTCGAACCAGGCCAAACCTGCCGCGCCCTGCCCCTGGCAAGCAGTCAGCGCGACGCGGCACCCAACACTCATCACCTTCGTCCGGAGATTGTTCATGCACACTGATCGCAATGCCCTGTTCCAGCAGCTCTGGCGCAACTACCAGGAGGTCACTCCCTCAGCCGAGGAGATTCACCGCATCCTGGGCGCCGAAGAGGGGCAGGCCATCATTAACGATCACATCGCCCTGCGCACCTTCAATCTGGCCCCGGTCGGGCTGGATGCCCTGGCCGAACATTTCCTGAGCCTCGGCTACGTTCAGGGTGGCGAGTACCATTTTGAAGCCAAGAAACTCTACGCCCGGCATTACGAACATCCGGATCCGGACGCGCCCAAAGTGTTCATATCGGAGTTATTGGTAGAGCAGTGTTCGCCAGAGCTTCAGGCCATCGTCAAGGATCTGGTGGCGCAGGTTGACCCGGGCCGGGTCAAGGCAGACGACTTCCTGTATTCCGGTCGTCACTGGGACGTAGACTATCAAACCTACCGCACCCTGCTGGAAGAGAGCGAGTATGCGGCCTGGATGGCAGCCTGGGGCTATCGCGCCAACCATTTCACCGTGAGTATCAACCACCTCAACCAGTTCGAGACCGTGCTGGAAATTAACCAGTTACTGAAAGACAACGGTTACGCGGTGAATGCCTCGGGTGGCGAAGTGAAAGGCTCCCCGGCTGAATTGCTGGAGCAATCCTCCACCATGGCCGACCGGATACCGGTACAATTCTCGGATCGGGAAGAAACCATTCCAAGCTGCTTTTACGAGTTCGCACGGCGATACCCGAAAGCCGACGGTGAGCTGTACAGCGGTTTTGTTGCCGCCTCGGCCGACAAGATCTTCGAAAGCACCAACGCCAGCGGCTAAGCTCGCCTGCTCCAGCGGCGGGATGGCTCAGGACCATCCCTGCTCGCCGAGCAGCGGCACAAAGCGGACATCACCCAGGCTCTGGTCGCGAAACTCCGTCTCCGATAGTCGGGTGATGCGGCGCAAGCGCTGCACCGTGTGCGCGGACCCGACCGGAATGACCAGATGGCAGCCCACCCGCAACTGCTGCTTCAACGCCTCGGGCACCACCGGCGCTCCCGCCGCCACACAAATACCATCGAAGGGCGCCTGTTCAGGCCAGCCCAAGGTACCATCGCCGCAACGCACCACCACGTGATCATACCCTTCGGCCGCCAGTGTCTGCGCCGCTGATTCGGCCAATTCCGGCACCCGCTCGATGCTGAACACCCGGGCGGCAATCGAGGCGATCACCGCGGCCGCATAACCCGAACCGGTGCCGATATCGAGCACCACTTCCCCACCGGTCAAATCCATCGCGTCCGCCATCAAAGCCACAATGTAGGGTTGGGAAATGGTTTGTCCGAAACCAATGGGCAAAGGGCCATCATCGTAGGCTTCATCAATCAGGCTTGGGCTGACAAATTTCTCCCTCGGCACCCGCCTCATCGCCGTCACCACCGGAGCTGCGGTTATACCGCGACCAAGAATCTGGTTCTCCACCATCCAGGCGCGACGTGACGCAAAGTCCTGATGCTGGTTCATGCCACCCTCCTCAGCCCGTTCGCTTACGCTTCGTTACAAAGCAGTAACGTATCTACAACGGCAGGTGCTACCAGAGCTGTCTACTTTTTAGTCACACCCAACCGGGCACATTCCGGTGGGCTGCCTTACAACAACAATAACGCCGGGAGACGGGGCTGGCCACGACTCGTTTCCGCTGCCACGGAGGACCCTATGTCTGCATCTGTGAACCACCTTGAGGAACGCACCAAAGACGCATCCGAACTGCTTGGACGCATCCTGCCCTCGGCCATTGCATTGGCGCTGATGCTCCGTCACAAAAAGATGGCGGCCTGGCTGCGAGCCGAATTCGAGGGCTATCAGGACCGGGAACAAGCACCGCCCTACCGCCGAGATCTTCCCGGCCATATTGTTGCCCGCTCACCTCAGTATGGCTGGATTCCGGCACCGGTAAACGATGCACAAAGGAAGGAATTTGGCCACCTCGACGTGCTTGACGACGCCAAGTCGATGGAAAAAATTTG from Marinobacter sp. LA51 carries:
- a CDS encoding DUF2059 domain-containing protein; the encoded protein is MKLGTLVKPVLVAALLVSGSATAAPSAQQVLAASPVDDIVAQYPAMMSQGIREGLKRSNQIPPMVAETIGYVVSGSFRAADIEQQIVKDLEAGLTDRQLEAVADWYQSPVARKISAAEIVASDPAMWKEIKARAPALNEKYQGSDRARLFDRFDSAARATESAVDTSIAVQLGLATAMAAFSSDSVNYDQLKQRIESQRGAIRGIVEQQVYESYLFTYETINNEEMNQYVAFLESGPGSAFSRVVTDSIQQAITDPIESVGKQMARFLSPEQSSDQ
- a CDS encoding AMP-binding protein, which produces MAIDPRKQTSLHCLYFWAETTPDAIYLTQPYPDGRVEELTWKEAADQVSRMATYLAGLDLPAHSNIALLGKNSAHWILADLAIWAAGHASVPLYPTLNGETAAYVLEHSEAKLLFLGKMDGTADGWNDIKGRIPADLPVISLPMSPRDDTPNWLELVAQNEPAEPRLPDRDSLATLIYTSGSTGRPKGVMHSFRTMISVADGLQQIFPVSSDERMLSYLPLAHVAERAAVETQSLYYGFHLYFANSLDTFQEDLQRARPTLFFSVPRLWMKFYLGVNAKLPPKKQKLLFNIPVVKSLVKKKVLKQLGLDHCRAALTGAAPLSGEIIAWYRNLGLELLEVYGMSENFGYSHANRPGLAKVGTVGNANPGVEHRIAEGGEVEVKSPGQMLGYFKNEEKTREDVTDDGFLKTGDMGEIDSDGCLRITGRVKDLFKTSKGKYVVPVPIESRFNHPQAEVVCVAGANQPQPCLMVLLSEEARDQLEAGGDRVELEQELAQQLDAVNAECEAHEKLAFVVVVKEPWTMENGMLTPTMKIKRNVIEDFYTRKMDDWFGQKKKVVWEF
- a CDS encoding M24 family metallopeptidase, translating into MDFNAYQKALSVQSRGTECPFAPAEYEQRLMCVRQRMADDDIDALLLTDCSDIFYLTGYSTFEVSVHVALVVTGSSLLLQVPSIEMGPAMVTTRVPNVSGYRWEGIGEVLLPLIDALNDSADTVGIDAWHGSLRQGVLEGLKERLSGVRFVDAGGLVKKVRIVKSGAEIEFLRESARITTAGLQAAVASVRPGVTDNDIAAVGARALLEGGSEFMSMQPIVTTGRRSSVIHTNHNRVRVEPGEPVFLEFGAAWHRYTAPMMQTVVAGEPSAEMRRVFDGCRRVVDALLEAIKPGATFDFAAQEAERALAPLARKVFFSGVFGYTVGAQFPPSWVEGSGFIARGGNTEFMPGMVFHLPICLRVPGQWGIGCSETVLVTEHGAETLTANPWSLIPV
- a CDS encoding Lrp/AsnC family transcriptional regulator — its product is MIGKQDQKLLMLLRHNARASITELARTLHVSRSTVQNRIARLEASGVIRGYSVLLGGEFSANQVEAHVSIKVLQKLTARTNTALEGIAQVSQLFSVSGEYDLIAIVQAQSLEELSAVLDDIGNLEGVERTNSAVVLETRFRR
- a CDS encoding lysozyme-like domain containing protein translates to MGVWATLRFSLLAPDPPANPEDLCEIFREHPVWYDYARESEHRWGTPIATQMAFVYYESSFRSHARPPRTLLWGLIPWARPTSAYGYAQALDPAWREYLAANGDGWFTVRTDMEYALDFVGWYNHLSHRQLGIEFYNPRQLYLAYHEGRGGYQRRTFDQKPDITALAGRVQTRAFRYDNQLQVCEQEFQCWRWYQFWPFCG
- a CDS encoding MBL fold metallo-hydrolase, encoding MQQNHNGRGAFEISVELGALTSNGHDPQIVVRVGPAVASLVNGIGGDPLMQLRLLHESRSLLFDMGDSGRMALRSAHQVTDVFITHCHADHIGGFLWFLRSRIGHFPSCRLFGPPGLLGHIAGMVRGLLWDRVEDRGPRFIVHEWHGDHLKRWQLNAGAGTPEALEDLPTPGGVIHRETEFRIRAAMLDHGTPVMAYAWEPFGKLNVRKNALQEIGAQAGAWLHDLKLAVLRKRPDELISPGNGASYRAEDLAARILIQTAGEPVVYATDFADTPENIVRMTDLARGAHTLFCEASFMVSDVDQAKRTGHLTTEATARIANAAGVRQLVAFHFSHRYARRREQVYAELCRFTDRLIVPEKETVPSACQPTQSDR
- a CDS encoding arginine N-succinyltransferase, with the protein product MFIRPIAVTDLDTLYQIAVESGPGFTSLMPDRDALARKIEHSIASFEREVTQPGDEHYLFVLEDETTGEIMGTTGIEAAAGRTRPLHHFRRSTVTHHSRDLGLRRNVETLTRCNHYTGCTEICSLYLRPEFRRANAGKLLSRVRFLFMALHPERFSDTVIAEMRGVSDDAGQSPFWSWLKTHFVDMDFASATRLVGSGYTHFIDELMPSHPLYTCLMSAEARAVISQVHERTRPALRLLETEGFQHKGLVDLFDAGPTVECPLASIRSVRESQAWQVEVDAVPATEFQKRSRERIAMPLLITNTGTAEFRATVLTGADTRPGSNTLCLSPALADQMGLEPGQTCRALPLASSQRDAAPNTHHLRPEIVHAH
- a CDS encoding succinyl-CoA synthetase subunit beta; this translates as MITPLLFIGRPDWLPGGFNFAAWNLGHVLLFALLTLAVNPRRWFRGWRLWLASTAAVLVFGIAVETVQAGMGRDFDLRDLLRNLIGLWFVLAWQPVLTFRVRNRAITAVLALSSSLLLLYELSTTGVQAARYFKLEHQLPQVYDFDHSNPSLYWRGSVEPSPRHNDTHDQSLKIELGTERYSGASLYRVPSDWRDFDTLTLRLHNPAPEPLTLILRINDIQHERGSNALSDRYNTRLTLTTGASSHTIALEDIEQAPATRTMNLRQVRRLTLFANGLSEPRTVFLQELRLE
- a CDS encoding peptidylprolyl isomerase; translation: MAQATARHILVDSEAKCEELKKAIEGGQDFAEVAKQHSSCPSGRNGGDLGSFGPGQMVPEFDKAVFNSELHTVLGPIKTQFGYHLLEVTSRS
- a CDS encoding LysR family transcriptional regulator — translated: MDWDYLRYIRALAIGGTLAKAGELLGVHQTTVLRRLDQMEESLGVQFFERNRDGLQLTPVGETAFREADRLAVAMENLERKLVGQDSAPVGKVRLAAEDATLNALLSPILADLVREFPDIELEVLTDNDVANLSHREADLTLRCDNKPQATLDGERIAAVESAVYGAARYCRRNRQMDIENDPEACVWIVPDETFSHLATGRWYRKHLKNAQSLIRCNSLQSMHSLACAGAGLAVLPCYLGEGAKELRRLSDPLEGESVDLWLHVSQDTQQMARVRIVMEFLVDRLQGLESTIEISGSL